The Setaria italica strain Yugu1 chromosome VIII, Setaria_italica_v2.0, whole genome shotgun sequence genome includes the window AGTCAACTGATTGTTCTCAAGGTGACTGGAATGAAGAAAAGTGCCATATATTAGTAGATCATTTCGGAATAACATGTTATTAAAATAACTGGAAACTCACATATACTGCAAATTATGGCATTCGCTGAAATCAGGAATTTGGCCAGAAAATGAATTTCCATCAAGCCTTCTGCATTAACAGAAATAAGTAGATCAGACAATAGATGCCAAATACTTGGACAAGGTAAAGTATTCAGTCCTTACAGCTCAACCAGCCCTGAAAGCTTTGTCAGTTCCACTGGGATACTTCCTGTAATGTTCTTCCCAGACAATGTgctgcaaggaaaaaaaattctcagGTGTCACATACTATTTCATTGAGGTAGACAAATATTGAAGACGGAATGACATGCCAGTTATCATACATTGAGAATACCCTTGGAGCATCTTCTGAACTGCATTGCACCCAGGACCATGATGCTGGTAAGCATGGATCGCCACCCTCTTGTGCCCAACCTGCTTGTGAATACCGTGATACCATGCTGGCCATGATATTTGCTGTCAATGATACATGCACCAATTTAATCAAACACTGGATTTTATTGTACAATGGTGAAACACAAGGGATTGTTGTAgctagggaaaaagaaaaggtagcTGAAACACGGACAATTGCTTACCATCTTGAGATCCCATAGTAATTTGGACATATTTGTATATCTCCAAGGCATTCAAAATAGGCCCCTTTGAAGAATCATCCGTCTTCTTGAACCCGAAGGAGAAAACAAACGGAAGTGACAAATTCGTGTAGCCTGGTTCATACAAACGGTATTTGCCCTGAGCATTCTCCTCCACGTCAACAGTTGGTTTACTGAGTGCTGGCATGCCAGGGACATCTAACTTAAATTTTCTCGTTTCATTTGGTGCCAAATCTTCAATTTCTGCAAAATATGATACTCCCCATGCATTTGCTGGGAAACCTTCCAAATCAAGGCGGTAGTTCAAGGACCCATCTTGGCCAACTACTGCTGTTTGCATGACCTTTTCAGGTGGTTCTTCATTGGTACTGACAAATATGGGCTTTGTAGTTGATATTCTTTCAGTCCCCGGAGCAACATCAACAAGGTAATTTGCTCTCCTCACAGAATCAGATTCCCAGATTCTATCAAACGGGTCATCAGGGTATctgtggaagaagaaaaagagcgctCTTCAGTCAACTGTTTTAATGAAACAAAATGTAGTTGTTTGTGAAAGGCATAAGCATGGTGTTGTTTGTAGTACCTGACTGAATCATTGCTTTCGGCTCCAAAATTTATCCTTGCAGACAGTCCAAGAAAGAAGCGTGTCTCATCAGTGGTGTAGTAGAGTGAACCGTTGAATTGGCGGAGCTCGAGAGTGGAGATGAAGGGCTGTCCTGTACTGGCATTGGAGAGGCAGACGCTGAGCGTGGGAGCAGCAGCCAGGATAATTGCTTCCTCAACGACGGGGGTGGTAGCATCATCGATGACAATGGTGGACCAGGGAGACGCTCCTAGGGAGATGTCGAACTTTGGGTAGACATTGCTATTGTCGAAGTTGCCATAGAGGAAAGTGGCTCTGACGAGGTAGCGCGTCCTGTTCCTGACGTTCATGGTGTAGCAGTACTTCCTGTTGTCTGCAGGGAAATATCGCACGGTAGTGAACTGCTGGCTCTGCATGCCATTCTGGACCAGCAATTGTGCTGCCTGGCCACCGGAGACGAAGGAAGCATCGGAGGTCCACTGGATACCGATGGCATCTGTGTGATCACGAGCTCCCCCACAGTCCAAGCTAATGAAACCTGCAGCGCAGGATGGAAATGGACAAGCTTAGATTTATAATCAGTGCAAGCTGCGGGGCAAATCGAGCAGGGAATCACTGTGGGCTGTGGCCATGCCGCTTCCTGCAATTTCGCAAATCTCCTCATCCATGACTAACAAAGGGCAGGaaaagggtggcggcggcggcgcggccgtgaaCAAAAACGGAATCTTTGGAGATGAGAATGGGCTCGCTCACCAGGCTGCGCAGCGGATGGCGGCGCAAGGAGCTGgaagtggaagaagaggaggagagcggcggcggtgaaggcggaAGCCATACAGCCGCACGGGGATGGGGCtccccttcccctttcccttccccGCCCCAAAGCAGCGAGCGCTTCTTCCCTTTCCCTTCCCCGGAGCCAGAGGCCAGAGGATCTATCGCCTGCCTCTGCCTGAGGAGTACCAGTATCTCATCTTGGATTCCACCTGCTCACTCTACTTGTACTCAGAAAAAGAAATGGACAAGACGAAcaggaggaaggagatgaaATCCAGCTTTTCTACTGCTCCATCTCCACTGTACAGTAGTAAGCTCGTCTTTAACAACTAATAAAGTGGTCGATTAGGACATGctgtaataaataaataaaaatccagaGTTCCAGAGGAGAATGTCCATTCCATCGCCATCTCCATGTGCCGACGACCGGACGGGGTGGCGGGTGGGATTCCGTGCGAAATGCAGCTCCTGATGGCAAATCAGATCGTCGAATCTAATCAATTTTTGTTGCCAACCAACAGCTGCCCGGCCTTCCATTTTTAACCGTGTGacatcgaatatttaaatactaattagaaatattaaacgtagactatttacaaaacctattacacaGAAGgaagctaaacggcgagataaatctattaagtctaattaagccatcattagcaaatgtttactatagcaacacattgtcaaatcatggactaattaggcttaatagattcgtctcaccgtttagcctctatTTATATAATgatttttgtaaatagtctacgtttaatactcctaattagtatctaaccattcgatgtgacgggtgctaaaaataagcaagagtaaccaaaTCAGGCCTAATTTGGTTTGAAACAAATTCTTCAATCTCTATTTTCAAGCCATGAAAGTGCAACAATGGAATGGGACCCAGATGCTTTGCTGCCCACCAAAACCCAAATGGCCAAATGGCCTGACAGACGCATCAGCAAGTATCCAAAGCAGGACATTTCAGACACTAGTCCATGCATCGTTGCACCTGCATGCCTTTCTGTCCGTCTCTCTGCTTTATTTGCGTCAAAAAGCAAGTGAAGTGACCGATCCTTTTATATTGGAATG containing:
- the LOC101782911 gene encoding probable LRR receptor-like serine/threonine-protein kinase At1g67720, with amino-acid sequence MASAFTAAALLLFFHFQLLAPPSAAQPGFISLDCGGARDHTDAIGIQWTSDASFVSGGQAAQLLVQNGMQSQQFTTVRYFPADNRKYCYTMNVRNRTRYLVRATFLYGNFDNSNVYPKFDISLGASPWSTIVIDDATTPVVEEAIILAAAPTLSVCLSNASTGQPFISTLELRQFNGSLYYTTDETRFFLGLSARINFGAESNDSVRYPDDPFDRIWESDSVRRANYLVDVAPGTERISTTKPIFVSTNEEPPEKVMQTAVVGQDGSLNYRLDLEGFPANAWGVSYFAEIEDLAPNETRKFKLDVPGMPALSKPTVDVEENAQGKYRLYEPGYTNLSLPFVFSFGFKKTDDSSKGPILNALEIYKYVQITMGSQDANIMASMVSRYSQAGWAQEGGDPCLPASWSWVQCSSEDAPRVFSITLSGKNITGSIPVELTKLSGLVELRLDGNSFSGQIPDFSECHNLQYIHLENNQLTGELPPSLGDLPNLKELYIQNNKLSGQVPKSLFKRSIILNFSGNSGLHIVNSGISHTIIIICVVIGAIVLLGAAIGCYFFTSRRKKKHHEDTVVIAAPAKKLGSYFSEVATESAHRFSLSEIEDATDKFERRIGSGGFGIVYYGKLADGREIAVKLLTNDSYQGIREFLNEVTLLSRIHHRHLVTFLGYSQQDGKNILVYEFMHNGTLKEHLRGAADEKITSWLKRLEIAEDAAKGIEYLHTGCSPTIIHRDLKSSNILLDKNMRAKVADFGLSKPAVDGSHVSSIVRGTVGYLDPEYYISQQLTEKSDIYSFGVILLELISGHEPISNDNFGLNCRNIVAWARSHIESGNIHAIIDQSMDRGYDLQSVWKIAEVAIMCVKPKGAQRPPISEVLKEIQDAIAIERGPQHSIQIQQQLLLSNSNRSMSMADSSSVNNNLDAASLDELLMRPGLR